In Symmachiella dynata, the following are encoded in one genomic region:
- a CDS encoding FHA domain-containing protein, with protein sequence MQGNFGLGNSATPATGAVALGGADMDGERYILWIDRVGAFLLCLGERVSLGGPVSGPPAADVALLANLSRRHAEIVRSGEGYYLQAAAAATVAGRMVHEQTNLADGNEIQLGESVKLQFRLPTIISGTARLDFVSDHRPSRAVDAVVLMEDTCILGPGADSHIRCSGWDHTILLHRSSGQLCCKSRSDIYVDNQHAKSSMPLTDGSIVTSIDGRFRLEAVQ encoded by the coding sequence ATGCAAGGAAACTTCGGGTTAGGAAACTCCGCGACGCCCGCAACAGGGGCGGTCGCTTTGGGTGGTGCCGATATGGATGGTGAGCGCTATATACTGTGGATTGACCGCGTCGGGGCGTTTTTGTTGTGCCTGGGCGAACGGGTTTCGCTGGGAGGACCGGTGTCTGGACCTCCCGCAGCTGATGTCGCCTTGTTGGCGAATTTGTCACGCCGGCACGCCGAAATCGTTCGCAGCGGCGAAGGGTACTATCTGCAGGCTGCCGCGGCGGCAACGGTTGCCGGACGTATGGTGCACGAACAAACAAATCTTGCGGATGGGAATGAAATTCAATTGGGAGAGAGCGTCAAATTGCAATTCCGATTGCCGACGATCATCAGCGGAACGGCGCGGCTCGATTTTGTCAGCGATCACCGCCCCTCGCGCGCTGTCGATGCGGTGGTGCTCATGGAGGACACGTGCATTTTAGGCCCGGGTGCAGATAGCCATATCCGTTGTTCGGGTTGGGACCATACCATCCTGTTGCATCGCAGCAGCGGTCAGCTGTGTTGTAAATCGCGATCAGATATTTATGTGGATAACCAACACGCCAAATCGAGCATGCCGCTCACAGACGGATCGATCGTCACCAGCATCGATGGAAGGTTTCGATTGGAAGCGGTGCAGTGA
- a CDS encoding OmpA/MotB family protein: MISLSKTQFSTLFLALIPLCVVGCTVAPPRISGYPTGVPPATHQALQQQQANLMARFEELNARTASLDADNQRLQAHLAQQQQQTAKMQASLQQSRDTVADLRDELTIERRNQGSYAGQGALPSTEVGYTPAGNLPLANIPGADVNQDGGDIRIRLDGAQLFASGKASIKNTSQNSKLIDDVVSTIQSQYPQQRVTVEGHTDSDPIRRSSWKNNEELSLGRARAVYHALRKRGLPEAQLSVAGYGSSRPLADNNSPAGKARNRRVEIVIHAQSAR; this comes from the coding sequence ATGATCTCCCTCTCCAAAACTCAATTCAGCACATTGTTCCTGGCATTGATCCCCCTGTGTGTTGTGGGCTGTACTGTCGCCCCGCCACGCATTTCGGGATATCCCACCGGCGTTCCGCCGGCAACGCATCAAGCCTTGCAACAACAACAGGCCAACTTGATGGCCCGCTTTGAAGAGTTGAACGCGCGCACCGCCAGTTTGGACGCCGATAACCAGCGACTGCAGGCGCACCTCGCACAGCAACAACAACAGACGGCAAAGATGCAAGCTTCGTTGCAACAGAGTCGAGACACGGTCGCGGATCTACGTGATGAACTGACCATCGAACGTCGCAACCAAGGCTCGTATGCCGGCCAAGGTGCACTGCCTTCGACTGAAGTCGGTTATACCCCCGCCGGGAATCTGCCGTTGGCCAACATTCCTGGTGCGGATGTCAATCAAGATGGCGGCGACATACGGATTCGTCTCGACGGCGCCCAATTGTTCGCATCCGGAAAGGCGTCGATCAAAAACACTTCGCAAAACTCGAAACTGATCGACGATGTCGTCTCGACGATTCAGTCCCAATACCCACAACAGCGCGTGACCGTCGAAGGACACACCGACTCCGACCCGATTCGCCGTAGCAGTTGGAAAAACAACGAAGAACTCTCACTCGGTCGCGCACGGGCGGTCTATCATGCGCTACGAAAACGGGGACTCCCGGAGGCGCAGTTGTCGGTCGCCGGATACGGTTCCTCGCGTCCGTTGGCCGATAACAACAGCCCAGCGGGCAAAGCCCGCAACCGCCGTGTGGAAATCGTCATCCACGCCCAATCGGCCCGCTAA
- a CDS encoding serine/threonine protein kinase → MKFTFQPESKPLDGYTIKRAIDRGGFGEVYYALSDSGKEVALKLLQRNMDVELRGIRQCMNLKHPNLMTIFDIKTDSDGDHWVILEFMSGQTLEQVLDNHPQGMPMQEVLHWLDGIAAGAAYLHDRGVVHRDLKPANLFIDAGTIKIGDIGLSKYITPSRRSGHTESVGTVHYMAPEVAHGRYGNELDVYSTAVMVYEMITGTVPFDGESTGEIIMKHLTEQPDLSKLPEKLRPILGRALEKDPKQRTHSIAQFARLVKEAVLGNNGAPAKPTATEIPEDSFVAAAAVEPSAPPKNGSPKPERPERPSHERHTQAYRGENQPHHSEPKSGESNHRIFWILLAVVAVVAALGPGPMFRSAIVVGIVGGIGYFLYWLFFIPFKPAKLSPESREKLRKEADSLFDNLAEQHKPAVADVPPPVVKPAAHRKPQPQVIPVKKGKTWLRHKSSALTPLTIRPVHMRDRLASAAQSMTMAVIFSLPIVGVITFLLPDLQDPARAGLFGFMTIIASWLVLLPSKMWEGTATEPTIRRLVLLSAGVVVGVLAFGLDQTLMVDVPNITREVDANDAMFTKVGDQPLLTENSVTLQSQPGMPYSDARWIKYQPTLAGYVVFFAALFGIRRWWWHADAFRPKRFRVSSLLLTGLVGFLITTIFAFPHGWAALWAVAISAVVQLAATWAPPNVRPAMMEDN, encoded by the coding sequence ATGAAATTCACCTTTCAGCCGGAATCGAAGCCGCTGGACGGTTACACGATCAAACGCGCCATTGATCGTGGCGGCTTCGGCGAGGTCTACTACGCCCTGAGCGACTCCGGGAAGGAGGTCGCTCTGAAGCTGCTCCAGCGGAACATGGATGTTGAATTACGGGGGATTCGTCAGTGCATGAATCTCAAGCATCCGAATCTGATGACGATCTTCGACATCAAAACCGACTCCGACGGTGACCATTGGGTGATCCTGGAATTCATGTCGGGGCAGACGCTGGAACAGGTGCTGGACAACCATCCGCAAGGCATGCCGATGCAGGAGGTTTTGCATTGGCTGGATGGAATCGCAGCGGGGGCGGCTTATTTGCACGACCGCGGCGTTGTGCATCGCGACCTCAAGCCGGCAAACCTGTTTATCGATGCGGGCACGATCAAAATTGGCGACATTGGGCTTTCCAAATACATCACCCCCAGCCGGCGGAGCGGACATACCGAAAGCGTGGGGACGGTGCACTACATGGCACCGGAGGTGGCGCATGGGCGGTACGGGAACGAGTTGGATGTCTACAGCACAGCTGTGATGGTCTATGAGATGATCACCGGCACGGTTCCCTTTGATGGGGAGAGTACCGGCGAGATCATCATGAAGCATCTCACAGAACAGCCCGACCTGAGCAAGCTTCCAGAAAAACTGCGGCCGATTCTAGGTCGAGCCCTGGAAAAAGATCCCAAGCAGCGAACGCACAGCATCGCGCAATTCGCGCGGCTGGTCAAAGAAGCAGTCTTGGGGAACAACGGCGCTCCGGCTAAACCGACTGCGACGGAAATCCCAGAGGATTCTTTTGTGGCGGCCGCTGCGGTGGAGCCCTCGGCTCCTCCCAAAAACGGTTCCCCAAAACCGGAACGTCCCGAACGTCCCAGCCACGAACGGCACACGCAGGCGTATCGGGGTGAAAATCAACCGCACCACAGTGAGCCAAAAAGTGGAGAATCGAACCACCGCATCTTTTGGATATTGCTCGCCGTCGTCGCTGTCGTTGCCGCATTGGGACCGGGCCCCATGTTCCGTTCCGCAATCGTGGTCGGGATTGTTGGAGGCATCGGTTATTTTCTGTATTGGTTGTTCTTTATTCCTTTCAAACCGGCAAAACTGTCGCCTGAGAGCCGTGAGAAGTTACGAAAAGAAGCGGACAGCCTATTCGACAACTTGGCAGAACAGCACAAGCCGGCCGTTGCGGACGTGCCGCCGCCGGTCGTTAAACCGGCCGCACATCGGAAACCTCAGCCACAAGTGATCCCGGTCAAAAAGGGCAAGACGTGGCTGCGTCACAAATCGTCGGCACTCACCCCGCTCACGATTCGTCCGGTGCACATGCGGGACCGTTTGGCCTCTGCGGCGCAATCGATGACCATGGCGGTCATTTTCTCGCTGCCGATCGTCGGTGTGATTACTTTTCTGTTGCCGGACCTACAGGACCCGGCGCGGGCGGGGCTGTTCGGATTTATGACGATTATCGCCTCATGGTTGGTGTTGTTGCCGTCGAAGATGTGGGAAGGGACCGCCACCGAGCCGACGATTCGCCGATTGGTATTGCTCAGCGCGGGTGTTGTCGTCGGGGTGTTAGCGTTTGGTCTCGATCAAACCTTGATGGTCGATGTTCCCAATATCACGCGTGAAGTTGACGCCAACGATGCCATGTTTACCAAAGTCGGCGATCAGCCATTGCTGACCGAGAATTCCGTGACTCTTCAGTCGCAACCGGGGATGCCTTACTCCGACGCACGCTGGATCAAGTACCAGCCGACGTTGGCCGGGTATGTTGTCTTCTTCGCCGCCCTGTTTGGCATCCGTCGTTGGTGGTGGCATGCCGATGCGTTTCGGCCGAAGCGGTTTCGCGTTAGCTCGCTGTTGCTCACGGGATTAGTCGGGTTTCTGATCACAACCATCTTCGCCTTCCCGCACGGCTGGGCAGCTTTGTGGGCGGTGGCGATCTCGGCCGTCGTACAACTCGCCGCGACATGGGCGCCGCCGAATGTTCGTCCGGCAATGATGGAGGACAACTAA
- a CDS encoding TIGR04283 family arsenosugar biosynthesis glycosyltransferase, with protein MQISVIIPTLNEATNIEAALQSTQDAGQVQTIVVDGGSSDDTLAKSAAADIVLSVAPGRGGQQNAGAAVATGEILLFLHADCRLEPGCLAAARAACAETDCVGGCFRQQIGASGLRYRALEWGNALRVRSLRLAYGDQGIFVKANVFRRLGGFPPLKLMEDLFLMKQLRYEGRFVLLDQKIRVSARRWQQRGVVRQTATNWMLVVLAQCGVAPERLVAFYDNQR; from the coding sequence GTGCAAATCTCCGTCATTATCCCCACGCTGAACGAAGCGACCAATATCGAGGCGGCGCTGCAATCGACGCAGGATGCCGGTCAGGTGCAGACGATCGTCGTCGATGGGGGCAGCAGTGACGATACGTTAGCGAAGTCCGCCGCCGCGGATATTGTACTCAGCGTCGCGCCGGGACGCGGTGGCCAGCAAAATGCCGGCGCTGCGGTAGCCACGGGGGAGATCTTGTTGTTTCTGCATGCTGATTGCCGTTTGGAACCAGGATGCCTCGCAGCGGCCCGCGCCGCCTGTGCGGAGACCGATTGCGTGGGGGGATGTTTCCGTCAGCAGATCGGCGCCAGTGGACTTCGGTATCGTGCTTTGGAGTGGGGCAATGCGCTACGGGTTCGCAGTCTGCGGTTGGCTTACGGCGACCAAGGGATTTTCGTCAAGGCCAACGTGTTTCGACGGCTGGGTGGGTTTCCTCCATTGAAGCTGATGGAAGATTTATTTTTGATGAAACAGTTGCGGTATGAAGGCCGATTCGTGCTGCTGGACCAAAAAATTCGCGTCTCCGCGCGTCGATGGCAACAACGTGGCGTGGTGCGGCAGACGGCGACGAATTGGATGCTGGTCGTGTTGGCACAATGCGGCGTCGCTCCTGAACGGCTCGTGGCGTTTTACGATAACCAGCGTTGA